A window of the Pseudoliparis swirei isolate HS2019 ecotype Mariana Trench chromosome 13, NWPU_hadal_v1, whole genome shotgun sequence genome harbors these coding sequences:
- the LOC130204052 gene encoding paired box protein Pax-2a-like isoform X4 produces MDIHCKADPFTAMHWHGGVNQLGGVFVNGRPLPDVVRQRIVELAHQGVRPCDISRQLRVSHGCVSKILGRYYETGSIKPGVIGGSKPKVATPKVVDKIADYKRQNPTMFAWEIRDRLLAEGVCDNDTVPSVSSINRIIRTKVQQPFHPSPDGSSLSTPVHTIVPSTTSPPVTTASNDPAGSYSINGILGIPRSNGEKRKRDEVYVYTATAARRGGGGYVSRLLLFLLVDGSDGSGPNSDSQGSVESLRKHLRADAFTQQQLEALDRVFERPSYPAVFPTSEHIKPEQANEYSLPALNSSLNEVKPSLSSSVHPDLGPSVSQSYPVVSGRDMANTTLPGYPPHVPPTGQGSYPSSTLAGMVPGSEFSGNPYSHPQYTTYNDGWRFSNPALLSSPYYYSAASRGSAPPTAATAYDRH; encoded by the exons ATGGATATTCACTGCAAAGCGGACCCCTTCACGGCGATGCACT GGCACGGGGGTGTGAACCAGCTCGGCGGGGTGTTTGTGAACGGCAGACCCCTCCCGGACGTGGTGAGGCAGCGGATAGTGGAGCTGGCCCACCAGGGCGTCCGGCCCTGCGACATCTCCAGACAGCTGCGGGTCAGCCACGGCTGCGTCAGCAAGATCCTGGGCAG ATACTACGAGACTGGCAGCATCAAACCAGGTGTGATTGGTGGCTCGAAACCGAAAGTGGCCACGCCAAAGGTGGTGGACAAAATCGCAGACTACAAGAGACAAAATCCAACCATGTTTGCGTGGGAGATCAGAGACAGACTTCTTGCAGAGGGCGTCTGCGACAACGACACCGTCCCCAGCGTCTCGTCCATTAACAG GATCATCCGAACAAAAGTCCAGCAGCCTTTCCATCCATCTCCTGACGGGTCATCCCTGTCGACACCAGTCCATACTATAG tACCAAGCACAACCTCTCCGCCTGTAACCACCGCCTCCAACGACCCGGCAGGATCCTACTCCATCAATGGGATTCTGGGTATTCCACGATCCAATGgtgaaaagaggaaaagagatgAAG TGTATGTAT ACACGGCCACTGCAGccaggagggggggcggggggtatg TGTCTCGATTGTTGCTCTTTCTTCTTGTAGATGGTTCAGATGGTTCTGGCCCAAACAGTGATTCTCAGGGTAGTGTGGAGAGTTTACGGAAACACCTTAGGGCAGATGCCTTCACCCAGCAGCAGCTGGAAGCGCTGGACCGGGTCTTTGAACGTCCCTCGTACCCTGCCGTCTTCCCTACATCGGAGCACATCAAACCTGAACAG GCTAATGAGTACTCGCTCCCTGCCCTGAATTCCAGTCTGAATGAAGTCAAGCCCAGTTTATCCTCCAGCGTCCACCCAGACCTGGGCCCCAGCGTGTCGCAAAGCTACCCTGTAG Tatcag GTCGGGATATGGCCAACACAACTTTACCTGGATACCCCCCCCACGTCCCCCCCACAGGTCAGGGCAGCTACCCGTCTTCAACGCTCGCTGGAATGGTTCCTG ggAGTGAGTTTTCGGGGAACCCCTACAGTCACCCGCAGTACACAACCTACAATGACGGCTGGCGATTCAGCAACCCAGCATTACTAA GTTCCCCTTATTATTATAGTGCGGCATcgagaggctccgcccctcccACTGCTGCCACTGCCTATGACCGTCACTAG
- the LOC130204052 gene encoding paired box protein Pax-2a-like isoform X2 — protein sequence MDIHCKADPFTAMHWHGGVNQLGGVFVNGRPLPDVVRQRIVELAHQGVRPCDISRQLRVSHGCVSKILGRYYETGSIKPGVIGGSKPKVATPKVVDKIADYKRQNPTMFAWEIRDRLLAEGVCDNDTVPSVSSINRIIRTKVQQPFHPSPDGSSLSTPVHTIVPSTTSPPVTTASNDPAGSYSINGILGIPRSNGEKRKRDEVYVYTATAARRGGGGYVSRLLLFLLVDGSDGSGPNSDSQGSVESLRKHLRADAFTQQQLEALDRVFERPSYPAVFPTSEHIKPEQANEYSLPALNSSLNEVKPSLSSSVHPDLGPSVSQSYPVVSGRDMANTTLPGYPPHVPPTGQGSYPSSTLAGMVPGSEFSGNPYSHPQYTTYNDGWRFSNPALLMRHREAPPLPLLPLPMTVTSYHGNHINLQDHGLSLHIAPV from the exons ATGGATATTCACTGCAAAGCGGACCCCTTCACGGCGATGCACT GGCACGGGGGTGTGAACCAGCTCGGCGGGGTGTTTGTGAACGGCAGACCCCTCCCGGACGTGGTGAGGCAGCGGATAGTGGAGCTGGCCCACCAGGGCGTCCGGCCCTGCGACATCTCCAGACAGCTGCGGGTCAGCCACGGCTGCGTCAGCAAGATCCTGGGCAG ATACTACGAGACTGGCAGCATCAAACCAGGTGTGATTGGTGGCTCGAAACCGAAAGTGGCCACGCCAAAGGTGGTGGACAAAATCGCAGACTACAAGAGACAAAATCCAACCATGTTTGCGTGGGAGATCAGAGACAGACTTCTTGCAGAGGGCGTCTGCGACAACGACACCGTCCCCAGCGTCTCGTCCATTAACAG GATCATCCGAACAAAAGTCCAGCAGCCTTTCCATCCATCTCCTGACGGGTCATCCCTGTCGACACCAGTCCATACTATAG tACCAAGCACAACCTCTCCGCCTGTAACCACCGCCTCCAACGACCCGGCAGGATCCTACTCCATCAATGGGATTCTGGGTATTCCACGATCCAATGgtgaaaagaggaaaagagatgAAG TGTATGTAT ACACGGCCACTGCAGccaggagggggggcggggggtatg TGTCTCGATTGTTGCTCTTTCTTCTTGTAGATGGTTCAGATGGTTCTGGCCCAAACAGTGATTCTCAGGGTAGTGTGGAGAGTTTACGGAAACACCTTAGGGCAGATGCCTTCACCCAGCAGCAGCTGGAAGCGCTGGACCGGGTCTTTGAACGTCCCTCGTACCCTGCCGTCTTCCCTACATCGGAGCACATCAAACCTGAACAG GCTAATGAGTACTCGCTCCCTGCCCTGAATTCCAGTCTGAATGAAGTCAAGCCCAGTTTATCCTCCAGCGTCCACCCAGACCTGGGCCCCAGCGTGTCGCAAAGCTACCCTGTAG Tatcag GTCGGGATATGGCCAACACAACTTTACCTGGATACCCCCCCCACGTCCCCCCCACAGGTCAGGGCAGCTACCCGTCTTCAACGCTCGCTGGAATGGTTCCTG ggAGTGAGTTTTCGGGGAACCCCTACAGTCACCCGCAGTACACAACCTACAATGACGGCTGGCGATTCAGCAACCCAGCATTACTAA TGCGGCATcgagaggctccgcccctcccACTGCTGCCACTGCCTATGACCGTCACTAGTTACCATGGCAACCACATCAACCTGCAGGACCATGGCCTTAGCCTCCATATTGCCCCGGTGTGA
- the LOC130204052 gene encoding paired box protein Pax-2a-like isoform X3: MDIHCKADPFTAMHWHGGVNQLGGVFVNGRPLPDVVRQRIVELAHQGVRPCDISRQLRVSHGCVSKILGRYYETGSIKPGVIGGSKPKVATPKVVDKIADYKRQNPTMFAWEIRDRLLAEGVCDNDTVPSVSSINRIIRTKVQQPFHPSPDGSSLSTPVHTIVPSTTSPPVTTASNDPAGSYSINGILGIPRSNGEKRKRDEDGSDGSGPNSDSQGSVESLRKHLRADAFTQQQLEALDRVFERPSYPAVFPTSEHIKPEQANEYSLPALNSSLNEVKPSLSSSVHPDLGPSVSQSYPVVSGRDMANTTLPGYPPHVPPTGQGSYPSSTLAGMVPGSEFSGNPYSHPQYTTYNDGWRFSNPALLMRHREAPPLPLLPLPMTVTSYHGNHINLQDHGLSLHIAPV, translated from the exons ATGGATATTCACTGCAAAGCGGACCCCTTCACGGCGATGCACT GGCACGGGGGTGTGAACCAGCTCGGCGGGGTGTTTGTGAACGGCAGACCCCTCCCGGACGTGGTGAGGCAGCGGATAGTGGAGCTGGCCCACCAGGGCGTCCGGCCCTGCGACATCTCCAGACAGCTGCGGGTCAGCCACGGCTGCGTCAGCAAGATCCTGGGCAG ATACTACGAGACTGGCAGCATCAAACCAGGTGTGATTGGTGGCTCGAAACCGAAAGTGGCCACGCCAAAGGTGGTGGACAAAATCGCAGACTACAAGAGACAAAATCCAACCATGTTTGCGTGGGAGATCAGAGACAGACTTCTTGCAGAGGGCGTCTGCGACAACGACACCGTCCCCAGCGTCTCGTCCATTAACAG GATCATCCGAACAAAAGTCCAGCAGCCTTTCCATCCATCTCCTGACGGGTCATCCCTGTCGACACCAGTCCATACTATAG tACCAAGCACAACCTCTCCGCCTGTAACCACCGCCTCCAACGACCCGGCAGGATCCTACTCCATCAATGGGATTCTGGGTATTCCACGATCCAATGgtgaaaagaggaaaagagatgAAG ATGGTTCAGATGGTTCTGGCCCAAACAGTGATTCTCAGGGTAGTGTGGAGAGTTTACGGAAACACCTTAGGGCAGATGCCTTCACCCAGCAGCAGCTGGAAGCGCTGGACCGGGTCTTTGAACGTCCCTCGTACCCTGCCGTCTTCCCTACATCGGAGCACATCAAACCTGAACAG GCTAATGAGTACTCGCTCCCTGCCCTGAATTCCAGTCTGAATGAAGTCAAGCCCAGTTTATCCTCCAGCGTCCACCCAGACCTGGGCCCCAGCGTGTCGCAAAGCTACCCTGTAG Tatcag GTCGGGATATGGCCAACACAACTTTACCTGGATACCCCCCCCACGTCCCCCCCACAGGTCAGGGCAGCTACCCGTCTTCAACGCTCGCTGGAATGGTTCCTG ggAGTGAGTTTTCGGGGAACCCCTACAGTCACCCGCAGTACACAACCTACAATGACGGCTGGCGATTCAGCAACCCAGCATTACTAA TGCGGCATcgagaggctccgcccctcccACTGCTGCCACTGCCTATGACCGTCACTAGTTACCATGGCAACCACATCAACCTGCAGGACCATGGCCTTAGCCTCCATATTGCCCCGGTGTGA
- the LOC130204052 gene encoding paired box protein Pax-2a-like isoform X1 — protein MDIHCKADPFTAMHWHGGVNQLGGVFVNGRPLPDVVRQRIVELAHQGVRPCDISRQLRVSHGCVSKILGRYYETGSIKPGVIGGSKPKVATPKVVDKIADYKRQNPTMFAWEIRDRLLAEGVCDNDTVPSVSSINRIIRTKVQQPFHPSPDGSSLSTPVHTIVPSTTSPPVTTASNDPAGSYSINGILGIPRSNGEKRKRDEDGSDGSGPNSDSQGSVESLRKHLRADAFTQQQLEALDRVFERPSYPAVFPTSEHIKPEQANEYSLPALNSSLNEVKPSLSSSVHPDLGPSVSQSYPVGRDMANTTLPGYPPHVPPTGQGSYPSSTLAGMVPGSEFSGNPYSHPQYTTYNDGWRFSNPALLMRHREAPPLPLLPLPMTVTSYHGNHINLQDHGLSLHIAPV, from the exons ATGGATATTCACTGCAAAGCGGACCCCTTCACGGCGATGCACT GGCACGGGGGTGTGAACCAGCTCGGCGGGGTGTTTGTGAACGGCAGACCCCTCCCGGACGTGGTGAGGCAGCGGATAGTGGAGCTGGCCCACCAGGGCGTCCGGCCCTGCGACATCTCCAGACAGCTGCGGGTCAGCCACGGCTGCGTCAGCAAGATCCTGGGCAG ATACTACGAGACTGGCAGCATCAAACCAGGTGTGATTGGTGGCTCGAAACCGAAAGTGGCCACGCCAAAGGTGGTGGACAAAATCGCAGACTACAAGAGACAAAATCCAACCATGTTTGCGTGGGAGATCAGAGACAGACTTCTTGCAGAGGGCGTCTGCGACAACGACACCGTCCCCAGCGTCTCGTCCATTAACAG GATCATCCGAACAAAAGTCCAGCAGCCTTTCCATCCATCTCCTGACGGGTCATCCCTGTCGACACCAGTCCATACTATAG tACCAAGCACAACCTCTCCGCCTGTAACCACCGCCTCCAACGACCCGGCAGGATCCTACTCCATCAATGGGATTCTGGGTATTCCACGATCCAATGgtgaaaagaggaaaagagatgAAG ATGGTTCAGATGGTTCTGGCCCAAACAGTGATTCTCAGGGTAGTGTGGAGAGTTTACGGAAACACCTTAGGGCAGATGCCTTCACCCAGCAGCAGCTGGAAGCGCTGGACCGGGTCTTTGAACGTCCCTCGTACCCTGCCGTCTTCCCTACATCGGAGCACATCAAACCTGAACAG GCTAATGAGTACTCGCTCCCTGCCCTGAATTCCAGTCTGAATGAAGTCAAGCCCAGTTTATCCTCCAGCGTCCACCCAGACCTGGGCCCCAGCGTGTCGCAAAGCTACCCTGTAG GTCGGGATATGGCCAACACAACTTTACCTGGATACCCCCCCCACGTCCCCCCCACAGGTCAGGGCAGCTACCCGTCTTCAACGCTCGCTGGAATGGTTCCTG ggAGTGAGTTTTCGGGGAACCCCTACAGTCACCCGCAGTACACAACCTACAATGACGGCTGGCGATTCAGCAACCCAGCATTACTAA TGCGGCATcgagaggctccgcccctcccACTGCTGCCACTGCCTATGACCGTCACTAGTTACCATGGCAACCACATCAACCTGCAGGACCATGGCCTTAGCCTCCATATTGCCCCGGTGTGA